The following are encoded in a window of Bacteroidota bacterium genomic DNA:
- a CDS encoding site-specific integrase, with amino-acid sequence MTNLIQNNKFRLKVILEPLRIEGNNYIKIKFPYDELLVETVRQIKEATYNPEERFWYIINKPDNLKQIFSSFNGIAWVDSTAIFQKNTKKQEIKTKREIADIKIPEEFEKLLIRKRYSPQTIKVYKSSFIEFLSYYATKKPEDLTESDIRDYQDYLVNKRKISISTQNQAINAIKFYYEQVLKHEKRNYWIDRPKKGRSLPNIISEQEVLRLINATNNLKHKCIIVTLYSSGVRISELLNLRIQDISFDKSIIFVKAGKGKKDRITILSHKTAVLIKEYLHVFKPKYWLFEGPRHLQYSSTSINSIIKKSALKAGITKKVTAHTLRHSFATHLMEQGVDTLYIQKLLGHNSPLTTAIYAFVSKKSLINIISPFDRILEDITLNNNKLEN; translated from the coding sequence ATGACTAATTTAATTCAAAACAACAAATTCAGACTAAAAGTAATCCTCGAACCTCTCAGGATTGAAGGAAATAATTACATTAAGATTAAATTTCCTTATGATGAGTTATTGGTTGAAACAGTCAGGCAAATTAAAGAAGCCACATATAATCCAGAAGAACGATTTTGGTATATCATTAATAAACCCGATAATCTAAAACAAATCTTTAGTTCATTTAATGGTATTGCCTGGGTTGATAGTACAGCAATATTCCAAAAAAACACAAAGAAGCAAGAAATCAAAACAAAAAGGGAAATTGCAGATATAAAAATTCCAGAAGAGTTTGAGAAGTTATTAATTCGTAAACGATATAGCCCACAAACCATCAAAGTTTACAAATCATCATTCATTGAGTTCCTATCCTACTATGCCACAAAAAAGCCTGAAGACCTGACAGAATCAGACATTAGAGATTATCAGGATTATTTAGTAAATAAGCGTAAAATATCAATCAGCACACAAAACCAAGCAATTAATGCTATTAAATTTTATTACGAACAGGTTTTAAAACATGAAAAGAGAAATTATTGGATTGATCGACCAAAAAAAGGTAGGTCTCTGCCAAATATAATATCTGAACAGGAGGTTCTCAGATTAATTAATGCAACAAACAATTTAAAACATAAATGTATAATAGTAACATTATATTCATCCGGTGTGCGGATTAGTGAACTACTAAATTTAAGAATACAAGATATATCTTTCGACAAATCGATTATATTTGTAAAAGCAGGAAAAGGGAAAAAAGACAGGATTACAATATTATCGCACAAAACAGCTGTTTTGATTAAAGAATACTTACACGTTTTCAAGCCAAAATATTGGTTATTTGAAGGACCTCGACATCTTCAATATTCTTCTACAAGCATAAATTCAATTATTAAAAAGTCGGCATTAAAAGCAGGAATAACTAAAAAGGTAACTGCTCATACTTTAAGACATTCATTCGCAACTCACTTAATGGAACAGGGAGTTGATACATTATATATACAAAAGTTATTAGGACACAATTCACCCTTAACAACAGCTATTTATGCCTTTGTTAGTAAAAAGAGTCTGATCAATATCATAAGTCCTTTTGACCGAATATTAGAAGATATAACATTGAATAACAACAAATTAGAAAACTAA